One genomic window of Stigmatopora nigra isolate UIUO_SnigA chromosome 13, RoL_Snig_1.1, whole genome shotgun sequence includes the following:
- the tfb1m gene encoding dimethyladenosine transferase 1, mitochondrial isoform X1, with translation MATAGKLASFRMPPLPTVSELIKLYHLRAEKQLSQNFLLDLRLTDKIVRQAGDLNNAYVCEVGPGPGGLTRSILNAGAADLLVVEKDSRFIPGLKLLSEAAPGKLRIVNGDILTYRMDKGFPTSIAKPWEEDPPNLHIIGNLPFNVSTPLIIRWLENVANRTGPFAFGRTRLTLTFQKEVAERLTASTKSRQRSRLSIMAQYLCTVHSRFNIPGKAFVPSPKVDVGVVHFTPLVQPKIQQPFKMVEKVVKNVFQFRRKYCRRGLGMLFPDASREELTAELMHEADVEPTLRPTELTISHIKALVDTYANMCHRDTLLFDYNFREELRLKRLTKKRGSRPEVSPKTPKQPPDFTPESQ, from the exons ATGGCCACCGCCGGGAAGCTTGCCTCTTTCCGCATGCCACCCTTACCCACTGTCAGCGAGCTGATAAAACTGTATCACCTTAGAGCAGAGAAGCAGCTTTCTCAAAACTTTCTGTTGGACCTAAGACTCACAG ACAAAATAGTCCGGCAAGCAGGTGATTTGAACAATGCCTACGTGTGTGAAGTGGGCCCCGGTCCTGGAGGCTTGACCCGCTCCATTCTGAACGCTGGAGCAGCAGACCTACTTGTGGTGGAGAAGGATTCACGCTTCATCCCTGGATTAAAG TTGCTGTCAGAAGCTGCGCCTGGGAAATTGAGAATTGTCAATGGTGACATTCTTACCTACAGGATGGACAAAGGATTTCCTACGAGTATAGCCAAGCCTTGGGAGGAAG ATCCACCAAACCTTCACATCATAGGAAATCTACCCTTCAATGTTTCCACCCCCCTCATCATCCGCTGGTTAGAAAACGTAGCCAACCGAACTGGGCCTTTTGCTTTTGGACGAACTCGACTCACTCTCACCTTTCAGAAGGAGGTGGCCGAG AGATTGACAGCCAGCACAAAGAGCCGACAAAGGAGCCGTTTGTCCATTATGGCTCAGTATCTCTGCACTGTCCACAGCCGTTTCAACATCCCTGGAAAGGCCTTTGTCCCTTCACCAAAG GTAGACGTTGGAGTTGTTCACTTCACCCCTCTGGTTCAGCCTAAAATCCAGCAGCCCTTCAAAATGGTGGAGAAAGTGGTCAAGAATGTATTCCAGTTCCGCAGAAAGTATTGCCGCAGAGGACTTGG AATGTTGTTCCCTGATGCTTCTCGGGAGGAATTAACGGCGGAGTTGATGCACGAGGCAGACGTGGAGCCCACCCTGCGTCCCACCGAGCTCACCATCAGCCACATCAAGGCCCTGGTGGACACCTACGCCAATATGTGCCACCGGGACACTCTTCTATTCGACTACAACTTCAGAGAAGAGCTACGATTGAAACGTCTCACCAAGAAAAGGGGTTCACGACCAGAGGTGAGCCCAAAGACCCCCAAACAACCACCTGATTTCACCCCAGAAAGCCAATGA
- the tfb1m gene encoding dimethyladenosine transferase 1, mitochondrial isoform X2 has translation MATAGKLASFRMPPLPTVSELIKLYHLRAEKQLSQNFLLDLRLTDKIVRQAGDLNNAYVCEVGPGPGGLTRSILNAGAADLLVVEKDSRFIPGLKLLSEAAPGKLRIVNGDILTYRMDKGFPTSIAKPWEEDPPNLHIIGNLPFNVSTPLIIRWLENVANRTGPFAFGRTRLTLTFQKEVAERLTASTKSRQRSRLSIMAQYLCTVHSRFNIPGKAFVPSPKVDVGVVHFTPLVQPKIQQPFKMVEKVVKNVFQFRRKYCRRGLGLLGSVISQRSTVGIEPRSPTWESSVLTSAPPSGLHFSL, from the exons ATGGCCACCGCCGGGAAGCTTGCCTCTTTCCGCATGCCACCCTTACCCACTGTCAGCGAGCTGATAAAACTGTATCACCTTAGAGCAGAGAAGCAGCTTTCTCAAAACTTTCTGTTGGACCTAAGACTCACAG ACAAAATAGTCCGGCAAGCAGGTGATTTGAACAATGCCTACGTGTGTGAAGTGGGCCCCGGTCCTGGAGGCTTGACCCGCTCCATTCTGAACGCTGGAGCAGCAGACCTACTTGTGGTGGAGAAGGATTCACGCTTCATCCCTGGATTAAAG TTGCTGTCAGAAGCTGCGCCTGGGAAATTGAGAATTGTCAATGGTGACATTCTTACCTACAGGATGGACAAAGGATTTCCTACGAGTATAGCCAAGCCTTGGGAGGAAG ATCCACCAAACCTTCACATCATAGGAAATCTACCCTTCAATGTTTCCACCCCCCTCATCATCCGCTGGTTAGAAAACGTAGCCAACCGAACTGGGCCTTTTGCTTTTGGACGAACTCGACTCACTCTCACCTTTCAGAAGGAGGTGGCCGAG AGATTGACAGCCAGCACAAAGAGCCGACAAAGGAGCCGTTTGTCCATTATGGCTCAGTATCTCTGCACTGTCCACAGCCGTTTCAACATCCCTGGAAAGGCCTTTGTCCCTTCACCAAAG GTAGACGTTGGAGTTGTTCACTTCACCCCTCTGGTTCAGCCTAAAATCCAGCAGCCCTTCAAAATGGTGGAGAAAGTGGTCAAGAATGTATTCCAGTTCCGCAGAAAGTATTGCCGCAGAGGACTTGG actacttggttcggtgatcagccaaaggtcgacagtgggaatcgaacccaggtctcccacatgggagtccagtgttctaacctctgcgccaccaagtggcttacacttttctttgtaa
- the tfb1m gene encoding dimethyladenosine transferase 1, mitochondrial isoform X3: MATAGKLASFRMPPLPTVSELIKLYHLRAEKQLSQNFLLDLRLTDKIVRQAGDLNNAYVCEVGPGPGGLTRSILNAGAADLLVVEKDSRFIPGLKLLSEAAPGKLRIVNGDILTYRMDKGFPTSIAKPWEEDPPNLHIIGNLPFNVSTPLIIRWLENVANRTGPFAFGRTRLTLTFQKEVAERLTASTKSRQRSRLSIMAQYLCTVHSRFNIPGKAFVPSPKVDVGVVHFTPLVQPKIQQPFKMVEKVVKNVFQFRRKYCRRGLGCPRTNNGGSGCVNESSNY; the protein is encoded by the exons ATGGCCACCGCCGGGAAGCTTGCCTCTTTCCGCATGCCACCCTTACCCACTGTCAGCGAGCTGATAAAACTGTATCACCTTAGAGCAGAGAAGCAGCTTTCTCAAAACTTTCTGTTGGACCTAAGACTCACAG ACAAAATAGTCCGGCAAGCAGGTGATTTGAACAATGCCTACGTGTGTGAAGTGGGCCCCGGTCCTGGAGGCTTGACCCGCTCCATTCTGAACGCTGGAGCAGCAGACCTACTTGTGGTGGAGAAGGATTCACGCTTCATCCCTGGATTAAAG TTGCTGTCAGAAGCTGCGCCTGGGAAATTGAGAATTGTCAATGGTGACATTCTTACCTACAGGATGGACAAAGGATTTCCTACGAGTATAGCCAAGCCTTGGGAGGAAG ATCCACCAAACCTTCACATCATAGGAAATCTACCCTTCAATGTTTCCACCCCCCTCATCATCCGCTGGTTAGAAAACGTAGCCAACCGAACTGGGCCTTTTGCTTTTGGACGAACTCGACTCACTCTCACCTTTCAGAAGGAGGTGGCCGAG AGATTGACAGCCAGCACAAAGAGCCGACAAAGGAGCCGTTTGTCCATTATGGCTCAGTATCTCTGCACTGTCCACAGCCGTTTCAACATCCCTGGAAAGGCCTTTGTCCCTTCACCAAAG GTAGACGTTGGAGTTGTTCACTTCACCCCTCTGGTTCAGCCTAAAATCCAGCAGCCCTTCAAAATGGTGGAGAAAGTGGTCAAGAATGTATTCCAGTTCCGCAGAAAGTATTGCCGCAGAGGACTTGG CTGCCCACGGACGAATAACGGGGGCTCTGGCTGTGTGAATGAGAGCAGCAATTATTAG
- the LOC144206805 gene encoding claudin-20, with protein MASTGVQIFGFVLALLGIMGATVATLLPNWKVSADVGSNIITAISQMQGLWMDCTWYSTGMFSCTLKYSVLSLPAYLQTARTTMVLSCVLAAMGLCLASLGLKCTRWGGGRRSKRHAAIASGSCFLAAGFLCLVPASWFTNEVITNFLDSTVPESNKFEPGGAVYVAFVSAGFLLMGGSIFCVSCSGKRHGPQDLVLLPPPDKLLLQQQQQQLLQQQELQHQYCSLSPLDNKTGYSLQDYV; from the coding sequence ATGGCATCCACCGGCGTGCAGATATTTGGATTCGTGCTGGCGTTGTTGGGTATCATGGGTGCCACGGTGGCCACTCTGCTTCCCAACTGGAAAGTGAGCGCGGATGTGGGCTCCAACATCATCACCGCCATCTCCCAGATGCAAGGACTATGGATGGACTGCACTTGGTACAGCACGGGAATGTTCAGCTGCACGCTTAAGTATTCGGTGCTTTCGCTTCCCGCCTATTTACAGACTGCCCGCACCACCATGGTTTTGTCCTGCGTATTGGCAGCCATGGGTCTATGCCTAGCATCCCTGGGACTTAAATGCACACGTTGGGGCGGAGGACGGCGTTCCAAGAGACACGCGGCCATCGCTAGCGGCAGCTGCTTTCTTGCCGCTGGCTTTTTATGCCTGGTGCCTGCCTCTTGGTTCACCAACGAAGTCATCACTAACTTCCTGGACTCTACAGTGCCCGAGAGCAATAAGTTTGAGCCGGGAGGTGCAGTGTATGTGGCCTTCGTTTCTGCCGGATTTCTCCTGATGGGGGGTTCTATCTTTTGCGTGTCCTGTTCGGGTAAAAGGCACGGCCCGCAAGACCTGGTTTTGCTCCCGCCGCCGGATAAATTGTTgctgcagcaacagcagcaacagctGCTCCAACAACAAGAGCTCCAGCATCAGTATTGCTCTCTTTCTCCACTAGACAACAAGACTGGTTACAGCCTGCAGGACTATGTGTAG